The DNA region AGAGCGCGGTCCCCTCCGGAGCGCCGTTCCCCGTGTCACTCATCGTCGTCCGCTCCAAAGGTCACTCCACTGCACGTTCTGCACTGCCCGTTCTGCTCGACGACCCGGCCCAGGGGCTACAGCTCGGTCCACCCCTGGTCCGGGTAGCGGTGCACCGGCGACGAGATGTCGTCCAGCGCGCCACGGATCTCATCCGGAAGCGTAAGCGCCTCCACCGACAGTGCCGCCTGCAGCTGTGCCACCGTGCGCGCCCCGACCAGCGCACTCGCCACTCCGGGCCGGTCCCGCACCCACGCCAGCGCGACCGCGAGCGGGCTGCTGGCCAGCCCGTCGGCGGCAGTGGCGACGGCGTCCACGATCCGCCGGGAGCGCTCCCCGAGGTACGGCTGGACGAACCCGGCGAGGTAGGCCGAGGCGCCGCGCGAGTCCTGCGGAACGCCGTGCCGGTACTTGCCGGTGAGCACCCCGCGCCCGAGCGGCGAGCCCGCCAGGATCCCGACGCCGGCGTCCAGCGCGGCGGGCAGCGCCTCGCGCTCGATGCCGCGCTGCAGCAGCGAGTACTCCAACTGGGCCCCGGCCAGCGGCATCCGGCCGTGGTGGGCGCGCTGCCAGGTGGCGGCCTTGGCGAGCTGCCAGCCGCTGAAGTCGCAGACCGCGGCGTAGCGGGCGCGGCCGGAGGCGACGGCGATGTCGAGGGCGCTGAGGGTCTCCTCGACCGGGGTCATCGGGTCGAACGCGTGCACCTGCCACAGGTCGACGTAGTCGGTGCCGAGTCGGCGCAGCGAGGCGTCCAGGGCGGCGAGCAGGTGGCCGCGCGAGCAGTCGAAGCGGCGGGCGGACTCGGGGACGCTGCCCGCCTTGGTGGCGATGACGAGTTCGGAGCGCGGGACCAGGCTGTCGGTGAGGCGGGAGATCAGGTACTCGGCGCCGCCGTCGGCGTACACGTCGGCGGTGTCGACCAGGTTGCCGCCGGCGTCGACGAACTCCTTGAGCTGCTCGGCGGCTTCGTGCTCGTCGGTGTCGCGGCCCCAGGTCATGGTGCCGAGACCGAGGCGGGAGACCTGCAGGCCGGTACGGCCGAGGTGACGCTTTTCCATCGACGGGCCCTCCACTGGCCGGGTGGCACCGGTGGCCCCGGTAGCCCTGTAAACGCGCAGGTGGGGAGAGCGCTCCCCACGTCGGCTGAGCGTAGCGGCCGGTACCCCGGGCAGGGGCGCAGACCCGCAGAACGATCATTTAGTCGCGCCCGCTCGCCTCCGAGCCCTCCTGACCCGGTGCCGACGGTCGGCGCTCCCTCGCTCTCCCCCAGCCTTCGGCCGGGGGTACCCCCACCGTCGCTCCCTCGCTTCTCCCTTTCGGCACCGGCGGGCCCTTCGGCTCGGGGCGGGCCGCTGTGACCCAGACCACCGCTACCCGTCAGTAGCCTGACCCGCACGGACACCATTACGCTCGACCACCAAGCCCACCCGACTGGAAGGTTCGGCACATGCGACTCGGCATCAACCTCGGCTACTGGGGACTCGGCATGGATGCCGACAACATCACGGTGGCCCAGGAGGCGGACCGGCTCGGCTACTCGGTCTGCTGGGCGGCCGAGGCGTACGGTTCGGACGCCGCGACCGTGCTGAGCTTCGTCGCCGCGAAGACCGAGCGGATCGACGTCGGATCGGCCATCTTCCAGATCCCGGCCCGCACCCCGGCGATGACCGCGATGACCGCCGCGACCCTGGACACCCTCTCCGGCGGCCGCTTCCGGCTCGGCCTCGGCGTCTCCGGCCCGCAGGTGTCGGAGGGCTGGTACGGCGTGAAGTTCGACAAGCCGCTCGCCCGCACCCGCGAGTACGTGGAGATCATCCGCAAGGCGATGTCCCGCGAGCGCCTGGTGCACGAGGGCGCGCACTGGACCCTGCCGCTGCCCGGCGGCCCGGGCAAGCCGATCAAGCTGACCGTGCACCCGGTGCGCGAGCACATCCCGCTGTACGTCGCCGCGATCGGCCCGAAGAACCTGGAGCAGACCGGCGAGATAGCCGACGGCTGGCTCGGCATCTTCTTCGCCCCCGAGCACGCCGCGCTCTCCCTCGACCCGCTGAAGGCCGGGCGCGCCAAGGCCGGCAAGTCCCTGGACGGCTTCGACCTCTGCCCGACCGTCACCATCGCCGTCGGCGAGGACATCAAGGCCGGCGTCGACTCCCAGCGCTCCTACGCCGCGCTCTACATCGGCGGCATGGGCAGCAAGGAGAAGAACTTCTACAACCAGCTCACCCGGCGGATGGGCTACGAGCAGGCCGCCGACGAGATCCAGGAGAAGTACCTGGCCAAGGACTACGCCGGCGCCGCGGCCGCCGTCCCGCACGACCTGATCGACGCCACCTCGCTGATCGGCGACACCGCCCGGATCGCCGACCGGATGCAGGCCTACGCCGACGCGGGCGTCACCACCCTCACCCTGGCCCCGTCCGGGTTCACCCTGGACGAGCGGATCCAGGCGCTGCGCACGGGCGTCGAGGCGCTGGAGCAGGCCGGGCTCGCGTAACGACGGGACGGGCGGCGAGCAGCACAGCGGGAGGCCAGCAGCACCGCGGGAGCAACAGCCCGAGCCGGAACGGCAGCCCGACCGGGAACCGCCCCCCACGGCCGCGCCCGGAGGCCGTAGGCTAAGCCCCATGCCCACCCTGCTGCTCGTCCGTCACGGCCGCTCGACCGCGAACACCGCCGGGATCCTGGCCGGTTGGACCCCCGGCGTCGACCTGGACGACACCGGGCGCGCCCAGGCCGCCGCGCTGGCCGGCCGGCTGGCCGGGATCCCGCTGGTGCAGGCCGTCAGCAGCCCGCTGGAGCGCTGTCGGCAGACCCTGGAGCCGCTGCTCGCCGCCCGCCCCGAGCTGAACCCGCCGGCCGAGGACGAGCGGCTGGGGGAGTGCCGGTACGGCGAGTGGACCGGCCGTCCGCTGGCCGAGCTGGCCAAGGAGCCGCTCTGGCGCACGGTGCAGGACCACGCCGCCGCCGCGGCCTTCCCGGGCGGCGAGTCGCTGCGCGAGCTGAGCCACCGCACGGTCAGCGCGGTCCGCGAGTGGAACGCGAAGATCGCCGCCGAGCACGGCGAGGACGCGGTCTGGGTCGCCTGCTCGCACGGGGACGTGATCAAGGCGGTGGTGGCCGACGCGCTCGGCCTGCACCTGGACCACTTCCAGCGGATCAGCGTCGAGCCCTGCTCGGTCACCGCGATCCGCTACACCCCGCAGCGGCCCTTCGTGCTCAGGATGGGCGACACCGGCGACCTCTCCTCGCTGGCGCCCAGGCCCGCCGCCGCCCCGGCCACCCCGGCCGGTGACGCGGTGGTCGGCGGAACGGCCTGAGCGGCGCGCGACACCGCCGCACCCGCGGGCGCCACCCCGTCCGGCGGCCTTCGGCTCGGCTCCCCGGCCGGGCCCCGGAGGTCGTAGGGTGACTGGTGAGTGCCGCGCAGTTCGGGCACCCGCCCGCCGAACGACCCAGCCCCGTTGGACACCCCGCGATCCCGCATGGCGGATCCGCACCGACCGACACGATCCGGAGCTAGAGCGTGCCCCGTCAGGTCTTCTTCTACGACCAGCCCGAACGGTTCGTGGCCGGCACCGTCGGCCAGCCCGGCGCCCGGGCGTTCTACCTGCAGGCCAGCGCCCGGGGCCGGATCACCAGCGTGCTGCTGGAGAAGAACCAGGTCGCCGCCCTCGCCGAGAGGATCGAGGAGGTCCTGGACGAGGCGCTGCGGCGCAGCGGCGGCGACGCGGCCATCCCGGCCACCGCGCCCAAGGACCTGCTCGACACCGCCCCGCTGGACCTCCCGCTGGAGCAGGAGTTCCGGGTCGGCACCATGGCCCTGGCCTGGGACAGCGTGGACGCCTGCCTGGTGGTCGAGGCGCAGGCGCTGGTGGAGGACGACGAGGAGGAAGGCGAGGAGGCGGTCTTCCGGGACGACGACGACGGCCCGGACATGCTGCGGGTGCGGCTGACCGGCGCGATGGCCCGGGTGTTCGCCAAGCGCGCGCTGGACCTGGTCGCGGCCGGCCGCAAGCCCTGCCCGTTCTGCAACCTGCCGCTGGACCCGGAGGGCCACCTGTGCCCGCGCGCGAACGGCTACCGGCGCTGAACACCGAGACCCCGCCGCAGGCCGACCCGGCGGCCGCCGCCGCCCTCGCCGCCGACGTGCCGACCGCCCTCGCGCTGCTGCGCCAGGGCGGGCTCACCGTGCACGGGCGCCTCACCGAGGCCTCCAACGCCGTGCTGTACTGCACCGTCGAGCACGGCTCGCTGAGCGCGCAGGCCGTCTACAAGCCGGTGGCCGGCGAACGCCCGCTCTGGGACTTTCCGGACGGCACCCTGGCCGGCCGCGAGGTCGCCGCGTACGAGCTGTCCGCGGCGACCGGCTGGGAGCTGATCCCGCCCACCGTGCTGCGCGACGGACCGCACGGGCCCGGCATGGTGCAGCTGTGGGTCGAGCCGGACCCTGGGGCCGAGCCGCTGCTGGCGCTGCAGGACCCGAACGGACCGGAGGCGGGCTGGCTGCCGATCGTCCGGGCCGAGGTCGAGGACGGCCGGCCGGCGCTGCTGGTGCACCACGACGACCGGCGGCTGCGCCGGCTCGCCGTGCTGGACGCGGTGCTCAACAACGCCGACCGCAAGGGCGGTCACCTGATCCCCGCCGCCGACGGCCGGGTGTACGGCATCGACCACGGCGTCACCTTCAACACCGAGGGCAAGCTGCGCACCCTGCTCTGGGGCTGGGCCGGCGATCCGCTGCCCGCCGAGGCGCTGGAGGTGCTGTCCCGGCTGGCCCAGCAGCTGGACGGGGAGCTGGCAGAGCGCCTCGCCCCACACCTGACCGACGCCGAACTGGACGCCACCCGCGCCCGGGTGGCCGCGCTGCGCAGCTCGGGCAGGCACCCGCTGCCCTCCGCCGACTGGCCCGCGATCCCCTGGCCGCCGGTGTAGGCCGGCGGCACGGCGCCGGGCCCGCACCGGCGAGGTTACCGGCCGGTGGTCTGGACCTGTTGCCGTCATGGGTCGCACACTGCTCCGATGGGCGGCCTGATCCGCCGGCAGCAGGCCCTGGAAGCCAAACGGCTGCTCGCCTGGACGGATCCGACGGTCCGTCGGGTCGCCGGGGAAGCGGGCTTCGCGGATCCGGCGTACTTCTGCCGCTTCTTCCGGCGGGAGCACGGGATGGCGGCAGGGCCGACCGGGCGCTCACCCGCGCCTGCGGGCCGCGTAGCCCGTGAAGCGCGCCTTATGCCCGAAACGGAACGCTCACTATCAGTCGGAAAGCGCTCAGGCAACGGCAGGAAGCGAATCCGGTCGATCTTTGTTACTGGTTAGGCTTTCAAATGTTCTCAAGGTTAAAGTCGATCCCATGCATGCCTGGCCCGCCTCCGAGGTTCCCGCCCTGCCTGGTCAGGGGCTCCCCCTCCACATCTTCGACACCGCAGCGGGCAAGGTCCGCGAGGTCGTGCCGCAGGACGGCACCGCCCGGATCTACGTCTGCGGCATCACCCCCTACGACGCGACCCACATGGGCCACGCCGCCACCTACAACGCCTTCGACCTGGTGCAGCGGGTCTGGAAGGACGCCGGCCACGACGTCCTGTACATCCAGAACGTGACCGACGTGGACGACCCGCTGCTGCAGCGCGCGGTCGAGACCGGCCAGGACTGGGTGGCCCTGGCCGAGCGCGAGACGGCCCTGTTCCGCGAGGACATGACCGCCCTGCGACTGCTCCCGCCGGCCCACTACATCGGCGCCGTCGAGTCCATCCCGTGGATCGTCCCGATCGTCCAGGAGCTGCTGGCCTCCGGCGCCGCCTACAAGGTGGACGAGGACATCTACTTCTCGGTCGACTCCGACCCGCACTTCGGCGAGGTCTCCGGTCTCACCCGGGAGGCCATGCGCCCGGTCTTCGCCGAGCGCGGCGGCGACCCGGACCGCCCCGGCAAGCGCAACCCGCTGGACGCCCTGCTCTGGCTGGCCGCCCGCCCCGGCGAGCCCGCCTGGGACACCGAGCTCGGCCACGGCCGCCCCGGCTGGCACATCGAGTGCGTGGCGATCGCGCTGCAGTACCTGGGCATGACCTTCGACATCCAGGGCGGCGGCAGCGACCTGTCCTTCCCGCACCACGAGATGGGCGCCTCCCACGCCCAGGTCGCCACCGGCTCCCACCCGTACGCCAAGGCGTACGTGCACGCCGGGATGGTCGCCCTGGACGGCAAGAAGATGTCCAAGTCCCGCGGCAACCTGGTGTTCGTCTCGGCCCTGCGCCGCGAGGGCGTCGACCCGGCGGCGATCCGCCTGGCGCTGCTCTCGCACCACTACCGCGCGGACTGGGAGTGGACCAAGGGCGTCCTGGACGAGGCCGTCGAGCGCCTCGCCCGCTGGCGGGCCGCGGTCTCCCGGCCGGACGGCCCGGCGGCCGAGCAGCTGCTCGCCGAGGTCCGCGCGGCGCTGGCGAACGACCTGGACGCGCCCGCCGCGCTGGCCGCCGTCGACCGCTGGGCCGCGCAGCAGGAGAGCGAGGGCGGCACCGACACCGGCGCGCCCGGCCTGGTGAGCCGGACGGTGGACGCCCTGCTCGGCGTCGCGCTGTAGAGCCGAAACATGCCCGAAGGGGCGTCAGGACCGAGATCCTGACGCCCCTTCGGCGTTCACCGTCGAGGAGGACTACTCGTCCTCGGCGCCCTCCTGGCTCTCCCGGGTCGTGCCCGGCGACTCCGGCTCGGCCGGCCGCTCGGCCGTCGCGTGCCCGGACACCGGCTTCTCGCCGGTCGGCCCGACGTTCTCCCGGCGCCGCAGGTAGCGCTCGAACTCGCGCGCGATCGCGTCCCCGGAGGCCTCCGGCAGCTCCGCGGTGTCCTGGGCCTCCTCCAGCTGCTGGACGTACTCGGCCACCTCGCTGTCCTCGGCGGCCAGCTGGTCCACGCCGAGCTGCCAGGCCCGGGCGTCCTCGCCGAGCTCGCCCGGCGGGATGCGCAGGTCCAGCAGGTCCTCCAGCTTGTTCAGCAACGCCAGCGTGGCCTTGGGGTTCGGCGGCTGGGCGACGTAGTGCGGCACCGCGGCCCACAGCGTCACGGCGGGCACCCCGGCGTGGGTGCAGGCCTCCTGCAGCACCCCGACGATCCCGGTCGGGCCCTCGTAGCGGCTCTCCTCCAGGTCCAGCCGGCGGGCCAGGTCCGGGTCCGAGGTGACCCCGCTGACCGGCACCGGGCGGCTGTGCGGGGTGTCGCCGAGCAGCGCGCCAAGGATCACCACCAGCTCGACGCCCAGCTCGTGGGCGAAGCCGAGCAGCTCGTTGCAGAACGAGCGCCAGCGCATGCTCGGCTCGATGCCGCGCACCAGCACCACGTCCCTGGTCACCGGCTCGGTCACCCGGACCACCGAGAGCCTGGTGGTCGGCCAGGTGATCCGGCGGATGCCGCCGTCCAGCCAGATCGTCGGCCGGTTGACCTGGAAGTCGTAGTAGTCCTCCGCGTCCAGGGCGGCGAACACCTTGCCGCCCCAGGTCTCGTCCAGATGCGCCAGAGCCGCGGAGGCGGCGTCGCCCGCGTCGTTCCACCCCTCGAAGGCGCAGACCATCACCGGGTCGATCAACTCGGGAACATCTTCCAGCTCGATCACCCAGCGTCTCCCTCCGGTCGGCGGTCGGACCGGCACCGCCTCGGCTGGCCTGCCGGGGCACTGACGGGCCGGCTTCCGCCTGTCCAACCTCTCGTCTCCCGTGGAACGGCTCGCTCCACGGGACCTACCTGCCCAGCCTACGGGCTTTGATGCGCATGGCGGCCGGGCACCGGGACAGTCTGGGGGAGCGGGCCGCCGCGATCCAGCGGATATCCGCGTCGCGACGGCTGACGTACCGTCATCCCACCACGGCGACGGCGCAGGGTGGCCGCCCGGCCACGGAGCGCACGGGAGTGCCGGTCGGGCGGGGCGGCGCGATGATGGTGGGCGGGGGCCGGGCGGAAGGGGCCGACCGATGAACCGATGGCTGTGGACCGGCGCGGGTGCGGGAGCCGCGTTGCTGGCCGGGGCCGTGTTGCTGGCGGCGGACCGGGCCGGGCGCCGGCTGCCGGTCGAGCACGTCACCGAGGGTGGGCTGGAGCTCGCCCAGCCGCCCGGCGCGGTCTGGGACGTGCTCACCGACATCGACCTCTACCCGGCCTGGCGCCCGGGCCTCACCCATGTCGAACGGCTGCCCGCCGGGGCCGGCGGCCGCCCGCGCTGGCGCGAGTACGACCGGCACGGGCACACCACCTACGAGGTGGTGGCGAGCGAGGCGCCGCACCGGCTGGTGACCGGCATCGCCGACCCGGACCTGCCGTACGGCGGCACCTGGACCTACCAGCTCACCCCGGCCGGGCCCGGCTGCTCGCTGACCGTCACCGAGCGCGGCGAGGTCCGCCGACCGCTGTACCGGGCCGTCTCGCACTACCTGATCGGCGAGGACGCCACCGTCCACCGCTACCTGGGTGCCCTCGCCCACCGGATGGCTTCCTAGGCCGGGTCCACCCAGCCGCGCCGGTACGCCGCCCAGTTCTCCGGCGTCGCGGCGAAGTCCACGTACAGCGCGACGCCGAAGCCGGCCCGCTGCAGGTCCTGGCGGCCGAGGCCCAGCCGGACGCCCCGGACGGCCGCCGGGACGGTCTCCGCGTCGCCCCGGTGGCCCCACTTGTCGTCCCAGAAGAACGGCAGGCCGATCAGGAGGTCGACCTGCGGCGGGGTGGCCCGCAGCGCCAGCTCGGTCTGCTGGGCGACGTAGCCGCCGAACAGCGGCTCGGTGGGCATCGAGGTGTCATAGGCCATCACCGCGATCTGGTCGACCCGGCGGGCCGTCTCCCGGAAGTACGCCTGGTCCCACCACTTGCCGTGGTCGGTGAGCAGGATGCCGGCGGTGTGCAGGCCCGGGACCGGGTCGATCTGCGGCGCCGCCACCGAGAGCGTGGCGCCGCGTGCCGCCGTCACCGGGCGGACCTCGTCGAGCAGGGCGAGCCAGCCGGCCGTGCCCGGGTGGATCGGCTCCATGTCGAAGTGCACGCCGTCGAAGCCCTGGTCCAGCACCTGGCGGGCGGAGGCGGCGATCCGGTCCCGGGTGGGCGCGTCGTCCAGGTCCAGGGCGTCCTTCTCCGGCTTGACCTCGTCGCCCAGCCAGCCCTGCAGCCGCACCCCGGGCAACGCCCGGTGGGCGGCCTCGGTGAACCAGCGGGCCCGGGGGTGGACGGACGCCGGCAGCGAGCCGTCGTGCTCCAGCGGGCCGGTGTGCACGTACAGGTCGTGCACGCCGGTGCCGGCCAGCTGCCGGGCCAGCGCCGCCACGTCCGCGTCGGTCTTGCGGCCGTCCACCCAGGCGTGGCCGAGCCAGACGGCGTCCCGGCCCCGGGTGCGGGCCTCGGCGGCGGGATCACCCGTGTAGTGCAGTCGGATGGCGATGAACACCGAGCCCAGTGCCGCGACCGGGACGGCCACCGCCAGCCCCAGCGCCAGCAGCGCCCGGCGCCACCAGGACCAGCCCCTCCAACGCTCGCGCAGCGCCCGGAACGGGGCCGTCACGGCCCGACCCACGCACCGCGCGGCGGTCCCGAATCGGGCCACGCGCTCACTCCCCCATGCGTTCGAACGTTCAGGATACGGAATGGGCCCGCGGGCCGGGCCGTGGGCCGGATACCCTGGCGACGTGCGGGCCCGAGCAAGCGGGCTCGCAAAGCCGACAGCCGTCGCACCAGGGAGACGCCCCATGGCCACTGCAGCCGATCCGTCCATCACTCAGCAGAGCCGCGCGAACGCGTTGCGTGAGGCGCTCGCCACCCGGGTGGTGGTCGCCGACGGTGCGATGGGCACCATGCTCCAGGCGCAGGACCCGACGCTGGAGGACTTCCAGGACCTCGAGGGCTGCAACGAGGTCCTCAACATCACCCGCCCGGACATCGTCCGCTCCGTCCACGAGGCCTACTTCGCGGTGGGCGTGGACTGCGTCGAGACCAACACCTTCGGCGCCAACTACGCCGCGCTGGGCGAGTACGAGATCGCCGACCGCATCTTCGAGCTGTCCGAGGCCGGTGCCCGGATCGCCCGCGAGGTGGCCGACGCCCACGCCGCCGACGGCCGCCCCCGCTGGGTGCTCGGCTCGATCGGCCCCGGCACCAAGCTGCCGACCCTCGGCCACGCCCCGTACGAGACGCTGCGCGACGGCTTCCAGCAGAACGCGGCCGGCCTGATCGCCGGTGGCGCCGACGCGCTGCTGGTGGAGACCAGCCAGGACCTGCTGCAGACCAAGGCCGCGATCCTCGGCTCCAAGCGCGCCCTGGCCGAGGCCGGGCTGGACCTGCCGCTGCTGGTGCAGGTGACGGTGGAGACCACCGGCACCATGCTGCTCGGCTCCGAGATCGGCGCCGCGCTGACCGCGCTGGAGCCGCTCGGCGTCGACTGCATCGGCCTCAACTGCGCCACCGGCCCGGCCGAGATGAGCGAGCACCTGCGCTACCTGGCCAAGAACGCCAGGATCGGCCTGTCCTGCATGCCCAACGCGGGCCTGCCGGTGCTCGGCAAGAACGGCGCCCACTACCCGCTCTCCCCGGCCGAACTGGCCGAGGCGCACGACGTGTTCACCCGCGAGTACGGCCTCTCGCTGGTCGGCGGCTGCTGCGGCACCACCCCGGAGCACCTGCGCCAGGTGGTCGAGAAGGTCCAGGGTCGCCCGATCACCCGGCGCGAGCCCCAGCCGGAGCCCTCGGCCGCCTCGCTCTACCAGGCGGTGCCGCTGCGCCAGGACACCTCGTACCTGGCGATCGGCGAGCGCACCAACGCCAACGGCTCGAAGAAGTTCCGCGAGTCGATGCTGGCCGGCGACTGGCAGGCCTGCGTGGAGATCGCCCGGGACCAGATCCGGGACGGCTCGCACCTGCTGGACCTGTGCGTGGACTACGTCGGCCGTGACGGCGTCGCCGACATGAAGGAGATCGCCGGCCGGCTGGCCACCGCCTCCACCCTGCCGATCGTGTTGGACTCCACCGAGCCGCCGGTGCTGCAGGCCGGTCTGGAGGCGCTCGGCGGCCGCGCGGTGCTCAACTCGGTCAACTACGAGGACGGCAACGCCCCCGACTCGCGGTTCGGCAGGATCGCGTCGCTGGCCCGCGAGCACGGCGCCGGGCTGATCGCGCTGACCATCGACGAGCAGGGCCAGGCCCGTACGGCCGAGAAGAAGGTGGCGATCGCCGAGCGGCTGATCGCCGAGCTGACCACCGACTACGGCATCGACGAGGGCTCGATCCTGGTCGACTGCCTCACCTTCACCCTGGCCACCGGCCAGGAGGAGTCCCGCCGGGACGGCATCGAGACGATCGAGGCGATCCGCGAGCTCAAGCGCCGCCACCCCGGGGTGCAGACCACCCTCGGCCTGTCGAACATCTCCTTCGGCCTCAACCCGGCCGCCCGCGTGGTGCTCAACTCGGTCTTCCTGCACGAGTGCGTGGAGGCCGGCCTGGACTCGGCGATCGTGCACGCCTCCAAGATCCTGCCGATCTCCCGGATCCCCGAGGACCAGCGCGAGGCCGCCCTGGACCTGGTGTACGACCGCCGCCGGGACGGCTACGACCCGCTGCAGCGCCTGCTGGAACTGTTCGAGAACGTCTCCACCGCCTCGGTCAAGGCCTCCAAGGCGCAGGAGCTGGCCGCCCTCCCGCTGGAGGAGCGGCTGCAGCGCCGGATCATCGACGGCGAACGCAACGGCCTGGAGGCCGACCTGGACGAGGCGCTGGCCGAGCGCCCCGCCCTGGAGATCATCAACGACACCCTGCTGTCCGGCATGAAGGTGGTCGGCGACCTCTTCGGCTCCGGCCAGATGCAGCTGCCGTTCGTGCTCCAGTCCGCCGAGGTGATGAAGACCGCGGTCGCCCACCTGGAGCCGTACATGGAGAAGTCCGACAGCGAGGGCAAGGGCACCATCGTGCTGGCCACCGTCAAGGGCGACGTCCACGACATCGGCAAGAACCTGGTCGACATCATCCTGTCCAACAACGGCTACAACGTGGTCAACCTGGGCATCAAGCAGCCGGTCTCGGCGATCCTGGACGCCGCGCAGGAGCACAACGCGGACGTCATCGGCATGTCCGGCCTGCTGGTGAAGTCCACCGTGATCATGAAGGAGAACCTGGAGGAGCTGAACCAGCGCAAGCTGGCCGCCAGTTTCCCGGTGATCCTCGGCGGCGCCGCCCTGACCCGCGCCTACGTCGAGCAGGACCTGCACGAGATCTACGAGGGCGAGGTCCGCTACGCCCGGGACGCCTTCGAGGGCCTGCGGCTGATGGACGCGCTGGTCGCGGTCAAGCGCGGCGTGCCCGGCGCGACCCTGCCGGAGCTCAAGCAGCGCCGGCACGCCCGGGTCGAGGTGGAGGAGCCGGAGCCCGAGGTCAACCTCGGCCAGATCCGCTCCGACGTCGCGCTGGACAACACCCTGCCCACCCCGCCGTTCTGGGGCGACCGGATCGTCAAGGGCATCCCGTTCGCCGACTACGCCTCCTGGCTGGACGAGGACGCGCTGTTCAAGGGCCAGTGGGGCCTGAAGGCCGCCCGCAACGGCGACGGCCCGTCCTACGAGGAACTGGTGGAGACCGAGGGCCGGCCGCGGCTGCGGGCCTGGCTGGACCGGCTGCAGACCGAGGGCTGGCTGGAGGCGGCCGTGGTCTACGGCTACTACCCGGCCAACTCCAAGGGCGACGACCTGATCGTCTTCCACGAGGACGGCACCGAGCGGACCCGCTTCACCTTCCCCCGCCAGCGCCGCGGCCGCCGGCTCTGCCTGGCGGACTTCTTCCGCCCGGAGGAGTCCGGCGAGCGGGACGTGGTCGGCCTGCAGGTGGTCACCATGGGCAACCGGATCTCGGAGGCGGCCAACGAGCTGTTCGCCGGGAACTCCTACCGCGACTACCTGGAGCTGCACGGCCTCTCGGTGCAGCTGGCCGAGGCGCTCGCCGAGTTCTGGCACGCCCGGGTCCGCTACGAGCTGGGCTTCCACGGGGAAGACCCGCAGGACGTCAAGACCGGGCCTGATCTGAAAGCGATGTTCGCGCTCAAGTACCGGGGCGCCCGCTTCTCGCTCGGCTACGGGGCCTGCCCCGAGCTGGAGGACCGGGCCAAGATCGCCGAACTGCTGAAGCCCGAGCGGATCGGCGTGGTGCTCTCCGAGGAGTTCCAGCTGCACCCGGAGCAGTCCACCGACGCGATCGTGATCCACCACCCGGAGGCGAAGTACTTCAACGCGCGGTAATCCGTACGCCCTTCTCCGTTCGCTCTTTCCGGGCGAAGCGGGCGTATCCTGGATGATCCTGAACGGGCCGGTCCGCTCACCAGCGGGCCGGCCTGTGCCATCCCCGAGGGACGTCCGACGGCTCCGCGGGGTACTGCCGGAAGGACTCGCCATGACCACCAGCTCCACCACCGCCCTGGCGCTCGACCACGGGGACGACCGCGGCCTGCAGGCGGTGCTGCTGGACATGGACGGGACGCTGGTGGACACCGAGGACTTCTGGTGGCAGGCCGAGGTCACCCTCTTCGCCGAGCTGGGCCACCAGCTGGACGAGCAGGACCGGGCCCACGTGGTCGGCGGCCCGATGACCCGGGTGATGGACTACCTGGTCGCCCGCACCGGGGTGGACATCGCCCCGGCCGACCTGGGCGTGCTGGTCAACCAGCGCTTCGTCGACCTGCTGGCCGGCGGCGTGCCGCTGATGCCGGGCGCCGAGCGGCTGCTCAACACCCTTGCCGCGCACGGCGTCCCGGCCGCGATGGTGTCCGCCTCGCACCGGCACGTGATCGACATCGTGCTGCGCTCGCTGGGCGCCGAGCGCTTCGCCTTCACCATCGCCGGGGACGAGGTGCCGCGCACCAAGCCGTTCCCGGACCCGTACCTGGAGGCGGCCCGCCGGCTGGGCGCGGAGCCG from Kitasatospora cathayae includes:
- a CDS encoding aldo/keto reductase, whose protein sequence is MEKRHLGRTGLQVSRLGLGTMTWGRDTDEHEAAEQLKEFVDAGGNLVDTADVYADGGAEYLISRLTDSLVPRSELVIATKAGSVPESARRFDCSRGHLLAALDASLRRLGTDYVDLWQVHAFDPMTPVEETLSALDIAVASGRARYAAVCDFSGWQLAKAATWQRAHHGRMPLAGAQLEYSLLQRGIEREALPAALDAGVGILAGSPLGRGVLTGKYRHGVPQDSRGASAYLAGFVQPYLGERSRRIVDAVATAADGLASSPLAVALAWVRDRPGVASALVGARTVAQLQAALSVEALTLPDEIRGALDDISSPVHRYPDQGWTEL
- a CDS encoding LLM class F420-dependent oxidoreductase, with amino-acid sequence MRLGINLGYWGLGMDADNITVAQEADRLGYSVCWAAEAYGSDAATVLSFVAAKTERIDVGSAIFQIPARTPAMTAMTAATLDTLSGGRFRLGLGVSGPQVSEGWYGVKFDKPLARTREYVEIIRKAMSRERLVHEGAHWTLPLPGGPGKPIKLTVHPVREHIPLYVAAIGPKNLEQTGEIADGWLGIFFAPEHAALSLDPLKAGRAKAGKSLDGFDLCPTVTIAVGEDIKAGVDSQRSYAALYIGGMGSKEKNFYNQLTRRMGYEQAADEIQEKYLAKDYAGAAAAVPHDLIDATSLIGDTARIADRMQAYADAGVTTLTLAPSGFTLDERIQALRTGVEALEQAGLA
- a CDS encoding histidine phosphatase family protein codes for the protein MPTLLLVRHGRSTANTAGILAGWTPGVDLDDTGRAQAAALAGRLAGIPLVQAVSSPLERCRQTLEPLLAARPELNPPAEDERLGECRYGEWTGRPLAELAKEPLWRTVQDHAAAAAFPGGESLRELSHRTVSAVREWNAKIAAEHGEDAVWVACSHGDVIKAVVADALGLHLDHFQRISVEPCSVTAIRYTPQRPFVLRMGDTGDLSSLAPRPAAAPATPAGDAVVGGTA
- a CDS encoding DUF3090 domain-containing protein, yielding MPRQVFFYDQPERFVAGTVGQPGARAFYLQASARGRITSVLLEKNQVAALAERIEEVLDEALRRSGGDAAIPATAPKDLLDTAPLDLPLEQEFRVGTMALAWDSVDACLVVEAQALVEDDEEEGEEAVFRDDDDGPDMLRVRLTGAMARVFAKRALDLVAAGRKPCPFCNLPLDPEGHLCPRANGYRR
- a CDS encoding SCO1664 family protein — encoded protein: MPARERLPALNTETPPQADPAAAAALAADVPTALALLRQGGLTVHGRLTEASNAVLYCTVEHGSLSAQAVYKPVAGERPLWDFPDGTLAGREVAAYELSAATGWELIPPTVLRDGPHGPGMVQLWVEPDPGAEPLLALQDPNGPEAGWLPIVRAEVEDGRPALLVHHDDRRLRRLAVLDAVLNNADRKGGHLIPAADGRVYGIDHGVTFNTEGKLRTLLWGWAGDPLPAEALEVLSRLAQQLDGELAERLAPHLTDAELDATRARVAALRSSGRHPLPSADWPAIPWPPV
- a CDS encoding helix-turn-helix domain-containing protein; protein product: MGGLIRRQQALEAKRLLAWTDPTVRRVAGEAGFADPAYFCRFFRREHGMAAGPTGRSPAPAGRVAREARLMPETERSLSVGKRSGNGRKRIRSIFVTG